The Arachis hypogaea cultivar Tifrunner chromosome 16, arahy.Tifrunner.gnm2.J5K5, whole genome shotgun sequence genome contains a region encoding:
- the LOC112757973 gene encoding uncharacterized protein — MGNHVSFGASHVRGKIVFCDGSVQEFDEPLTAAELMLEHPQQVVVEMDSAMKERRPTPLPADKKLEMRKMYVMLPVKRGKAVGLSGEECRRIVMMVNYSATLHCKYNDLAVCSPRLLPWIARLWRNNEMLQRKEENMAGNNIEQLVPEIIEDRPEYYLSRQMSGKGWKPSLDTIKEKNKINTKLSRWFFIKSF; from the coding sequence atgggAAACCATGTCTCATTTGGCGCCTCACATGTAAGGGGCAAAATTGTGTTCTGCGATGGATCCGTTCAAGAATTCGACGAGCCGTTAACGGCGGCGGAGCTCATGTTAGAGCATCCGCAACAGGTGGTGGTGGAGATGGACTCCGCCATGAAGGAGAGAAGGCCAACTCCATTGCCTGCTGACAAGAAGTTAGAGATGAGAAAAATGTACGTGATGCTTCCGGTGAAGCGAGGGAAGGCGGTGGGACTGAGCGGCGAAGAGTGCCGCCGCATTGTGATGATGGTTAATTATTCTGCCACACTTCATTGCAAGTACAACGATCTTGCGGTGTGTTCTCCAAGGCTTCTTCCTTGGATCGCAAGGCTTTGGCGGAACAATGAAATGTTGCAGAGAAAGGAGGAAAACATGGCGGGGAATAATATTGAGCAACTAGTGCCGGAAATCATTGAAGACAGGCCGGAATATTATCTGAGTAGGCAAATGTCCGGGAAAGGATGGAAGCCTAGCTTGGACACCATTAAGGAGAAGAACAAGATTAACACAAAACTCTCTCGTTGGTTCTTCatcaaaagtttttaa
- the LOC112758032 gene encoding uncharacterized protein, whose product MGNCYCTSSNTTAMVVDTSGNVHRIKLPLNSGELMIEQIGHVITPADVLQRTRRISPLGADEELLPGKLYLLVPASRVHSKASPSEIAKTHIKNHKSLKMATEHGQDKITPVGVGLGYQGKRRWNPVLDPILESSRESNYP is encoded by the coding sequence ATGGGGAATTGTTATTGTACCTCTAGTAACACGACGGCCATGGTGGTGGACACAAGCGGGAATGTTCACCGGATCAAGCTGCCACTCAACTCCGGGGAGCTTATGATCGAGCAAATCGGCCACGTCATCACTCCCGCAGACGTACTCCAAAGAACGCGACGGATCTCGCCCTTGGGGGCCGACGAGGAGCTCCTACCGGGAAAGCTTTACCTGCTGGTTCCGGCGAGTAGGGTGCACTCAAAGGCTTCGCCATCGGAGATCGCCAAaactcatatcaagaaccacaAGAGTCTCAAGATGGCAACGGAACACGGACAAGACAAAATTACCCCTGTGGGTGTGGGGTTAGGGTACCAAGGGAAAAGAAGATGGAATCCTGTTCTGGACCCTATTCTGGAATCTTCTAGAGAATCTAACTACCCTTAA